A region of Vibrio chagasii DNA encodes the following proteins:
- a CDS encoding Lrp/AsnC family transcriptional regulator — MDEIDKKILAELQSNARLTNQELADRVALSPSPCLRRVRALEKQGIIRGYHASVDQEACGLPVNVFVLVKLEKPTEENMRDFEQHIEAIDEVLECFLMTGNHDYLLHVVSESLKSYEQFIRKQLTRLPNIASIESSFAFGQVKTKTKLPVR, encoded by the coding sequence ATGGATGAAATTGACAAAAAGATACTGGCTGAACTGCAAAGCAACGCACGACTCACCAACCAAGAGTTAGCCGACCGCGTAGCGCTTTCCCCCTCCCCTTGTTTACGCCGAGTACGAGCATTAGAAAAACAAGGGATCATTCGTGGCTATCACGCCAGTGTCGATCAGGAAGCGTGCGGCCTGCCCGTAAACGTGTTTGTGTTGGTAAAGCTTGAAAAACCAACTGAAGAGAACATGCGAGACTTTGAGCAGCACATTGAAGCGATTGATGAAGTGTTGGAGTGTTTTCTAATGACGGGGAATCACGACTACCTATTGCATGTGGTGAGTGAGTCTCTCAAAAGCTACGAGCAGTTTATTCGCAAACAGTTAACTCGCCTGCCCAATATTGCTTCGATTGAATCCAGCTTCGCCTTTGGACAGGTAAAGACAAAAACCAAATTACCAGTAAGGTAA
- a CDS encoding ATP-binding protein yields MAKLSSISPKVLLVLFLLLTSLTYGGISLYLLSSYSQSTVKQLQSGNSSFELESAKIFMEKYLEVAEDRIILASQYQGVIDAASSSNIESLSFNLERFKGQNQSMQFAVRDRTGQLLFEDTFRHPASKQEQAIFQAIANQEVDDRILYLLHDDTNHICIKLFMPLLQGSDFVGVLYGETAVDYDDFFGSFVTNRERWYELSQVSPPIASLIEQDDAHTHSHSHGSHTPITNKYSEEDWLLTQTALTRGDLVLTQGVSRSFVTDQLSSLQKELLNGLLIVLALSSILVFFIGQKLFVNPHKELAGSKKLLEESNKRLAEQERESHLLATVVKTARDGVVITDSKGRIEWVNSAFERMTGYRLDSIKGLRPGSFLQGEGTSVSTANRIGSAIQQGNQVKAEILNYAIDKTPYWIDIDIVPLRNVKGDVERFIAIERDITEFKQLEKELEEQANNARQANDAKSLFLATMSHEIRTPMNGLLGILQMLVEDLEKAEQREVLQLALDSGEHLIAILNDILDLAKIENDSLEIDPHSFKMCDITNPVLNTYQTLCSEKGIEFSLLDNSNASSVYSGDSVRIRQVILNLVGNALKFTASGSITVSINPLAHSAMEFTVEDTGIGIPAERLSSIFNEFEQADVSTTRHYGGTGLGLAICHKLVTLMNGKLTVQSELGTGSKFSFVINLPSIKAEDDKQLITEQVDLSPFKILVTDDNKMNLIIAKGFLDKLNVECVTCNSGFEALTHLETGRFNLVIIDNHMPKMNGLETVRKIRQAGHDDLVIFGWTADIMQTSTTAFIEAGANEVLTKPLIKSDLVEALSRYLNQIKSIDRAS; encoded by the coding sequence ATGGCAAAGCTATCTTCAATTAGCCCCAAAGTGTTGCTTGTACTCTTTCTCTTGCTTACGTCTTTGACATACGGCGGTATTTCACTCTATTTGCTCTCTAGTTACAGCCAATCAACCGTCAAACAACTGCAAAGCGGTAACAGCAGCTTTGAGCTTGAATCGGCCAAAATTTTTATGGAGAAATACCTCGAGGTTGCAGAAGACCGCATCATTTTAGCTTCGCAATATCAAGGAGTCATCGACGCAGCATCAAGCTCAAATATAGAGAGCCTGTCATTCAATCTAGAGCGATTCAAGGGACAGAACCAATCAATGCAATTTGCCGTGCGAGATCGCACTGGTCAGTTGTTGTTTGAAGATACATTTCGTCACCCTGCATCAAAGCAAGAGCAAGCTATCTTTCAAGCAATTGCCAATCAAGAAGTCGACGATCGCATTCTGTACCTTTTGCACGATGACACCAATCATATTTGTATAAAACTATTTATGCCGTTACTTCAAGGCAGTGATTTCGTAGGCGTGCTATATGGTGAAACCGCTGTCGATTACGACGATTTCTTTGGTTCTTTTGTGACCAATCGAGAACGTTGGTACGAACTTAGCCAAGTCAGCCCACCGATCGCTTCTCTCATCGAACAAGATGACGCCCATACACACTCACATAGTCATGGTTCACACACACCAATTACCAATAAATACAGTGAGGAAGACTGGTTATTGACTCAAACGGCTTTAACAAGAGGAGACTTAGTATTAACCCAAGGGGTAAGCCGCTCATTTGTTACCGACCAGCTCTCAAGCTTACAGAAGGAACTGTTAAATGGGCTTTTGATCGTCTTAGCGCTCAGCTCTATTTTAGTGTTTTTTATCGGGCAAAAATTGTTCGTTAACCCTCATAAAGAATTGGCTGGTTCTAAAAAGCTACTAGAAGAATCCAACAAGCGGCTAGCAGAGCAAGAACGAGAAAGTCACCTTCTTGCCACAGTAGTCAAAACAGCCAGAGATGGCGTTGTGATAACTGATAGTAAAGGGCGTATAGAATGGGTAAACAGCGCTTTTGAACGAATGACAGGTTATCGCTTAGACTCTATCAAAGGGTTAAGACCAGGCTCATTTCTACAAGGTGAAGGGACTTCTGTTAGCACGGCAAATCGAATAGGTTCTGCAATTCAACAGGGGAACCAAGTTAAAGCGGAAATATTGAATTACGCGATCGACAAAACGCCCTACTGGATTGATATTGATATCGTACCTTTACGCAACGTTAAAGGTGACGTCGAACGCTTTATCGCCATTGAACGGGATATCACAGAATTTAAGCAGCTTGAGAAGGAATTAGAAGAACAAGCAAATAATGCACGCCAAGCCAATGATGCAAAATCACTATTCTTGGCGACAATGAGCCATGAAATTCGAACCCCGATGAATGGCTTACTGGGTATTCTACAGATGTTGGTTGAAGACTTGGAAAAAGCCGAGCAAAGAGAAGTTCTTCAGTTAGCCCTCGACTCAGGCGAGCACTTAATTGCCATTCTTAACGATATTCTAGACTTAGCCAAAATTGAGAATGACAGTCTAGAAATTGACCCACACTCATTCAAAATGTGCGATATCACCAACCCCGTATTAAACACTTATCAAACCTTGTGTTCAGAAAAAGGCATTGAGTTTTCTTTACTGGATAACAGCAATGCGTCCTCTGTCTACAGCGGTGATTCAGTTCGGATCCGACAAGTCATTCTAAATTTAGTTGGAAACGCATTGAAGTTTACAGCGAGTGGTTCAATTACTGTCAGTATCAACCCACTGGCTCACTCTGCGATGGAGTTTACGGTCGAAGACACAGGTATCGGTATCCCGGCAGAAAGACTGAGCTCAATCTTTAATGAGTTTGAGCAAGCAGATGTATCAACGACTCGACATTATGGTGGGACCGGACTTGGATTGGCCATTTGCCATAAGCTTGTGACCTTGATGAACGGCAAACTTACTGTACAAAGCGAGCTTGGTACGGGAAGCAAGTTCAGCTTTGTTATTAACCTACCATCCATTAAGGCTGAAGATGATAAGCAATTAATAACAGAGCAAGTCGATCTGTCTCCATTTAAGATCCTCGTAACAGATGACAACAAAATGAACCTTATCATCGCCAAAGGATTCTTAGATAAATTAAACGTTGAGTGTGTTACCTGTAATAGTGGCTTCGAGGCTTTAACACACTTAGAAACAGGTCGTTTCAACCTAGTCATTATCGATAACCATATGCCGAAAATGAATGGGTTAGAAACGGTTCGAAAAATACGACAAGCTGGACATGATGATCTTGTAATCTTTGGCTGGACTGCCGATATCATGCAAACATCAACCACAGCTTTCATTGAGGCAGGTGCAAATGAAGTGTTAACGAAACCACTGATTAAGTCAGACTTAGTGGAAGCCCTTTCTCGTTACCTTAACCAAATCAAATCCATAGATAGAGCAAGCTAG
- a CDS encoding type II secretion system protein gives MLKRLRQMKKWKLASFSLVLLVVAFYIYHQFGNSMSRVDEAKFLIGQLNTALDAAEQYSHDNGSLPPITSDTDPSFGYLNINHLIENPNLPTWQGPYLPYDDTWIGGDQYIDHPDYIATQLLIKEKGSRWVRGSSETGCNASSSACSLAACIWLVPTQVAQEINRIVDGNMSEENSDATGKIRYDNAFGGALVCMIGEDYPMPSIQ, from the coding sequence ATGTTGAAACGGTTACGTCAGATGAAAAAGTGGAAGCTCGCGTCGTTTAGCTTGGTCCTTCTCGTTGTCGCTTTTTATATCTATCATCAGTTCGGTAATAGCATGTCCCGTGTTGATGAGGCTAAATTTTTAATCGGGCAATTGAATACGGCTTTAGATGCCGCTGAGCAATATTCCCATGATAATGGTTCTTTGCCGCCAATCACTTCCGATACAGACCCGAGCTTCGGCTACCTAAATATCAATCACTTAATTGAGAACCCGAACTTACCAACATGGCAAGGGCCGTACTTACCTTATGACGATACGTGGATTGGTGGTGATCAGTACATCGACCACCCAGATTACATAGCAACCCAATTACTGATTAAGGAAAAGGGGAGTCGATGGGTTCGAGGAAGCTCGGAGACTGGTTGTAATGCGTCGTCATCAGCCTGTTCCCTTGCTGCTTGTATTTGGTTGGTGCCAACCCAAGTGGCGCAAGAAATCAATCGGATTGTGGACGGTAATATGAGCGAAGAAAACTCGGATGCGACAGGGAAAATACGTTACGACAACGCTTTTGGTGGGGCACTGGTATGCATGATTGGAGAGGATTATCCAATGCCTTCTATCCAATGA
- a CDS encoding patatin-like phospholipase family protein, with protein sequence MAKTISLVLGSGGARGLVHVGVIRWLIEHGYQIKSISGCSIGALIGGVYAAGKLDEFEEWVTSIDQSDMAMMLDFSWQSSGIFKGDKIIDTLRELIGEIAIEDLPIPYTAVAANVADEKEVWLKSGSLFDAIRASISLPLFFTPHVINGEELIDGGVLNPVPIAPTFGDNTDVTLAVNLGGEPEMVQQEVPPVSLPAKEGNLHDKVVHFIDNLGSSVKSKMSFNFVAYDIANQAFDAMQSTIARQKLAAYPADITLEIPRNACGTLEFDRSQEMIDRGYHLAQAKLGNRL encoded by the coding sequence ATGGCAAAAACGATCTCATTGGTACTTGGTAGTGGTGGTGCAAGAGGCTTGGTGCATGTTGGCGTTATCCGCTGGCTAATCGAACATGGCTACCAGATAAAATCTATCTCTGGTTGTTCAATTGGCGCACTTATTGGTGGTGTTTACGCTGCGGGTAAGTTGGATGAATTTGAAGAGTGGGTCACCAGTATTGACCAGTCAGATATGGCGATGATGTTGGATTTTTCGTGGCAATCGAGTGGTATATTCAAAGGGGATAAGATCATCGATACACTGCGCGAGTTGATCGGTGAGATTGCAATTGAAGATTTGCCAATCCCATATACTGCGGTTGCAGCCAACGTTGCGGATGAGAAAGAGGTTTGGCTTAAATCGGGCTCTCTGTTTGATGCGATTCGTGCTTCTATCTCTTTGCCACTGTTTTTCACTCCCCATGTCATTAATGGCGAAGAACTTATTGATGGTGGTGTACTTAACCCTGTACCGATTGCGCCTACCTTTGGGGACAATACAGACGTTACTCTGGCGGTGAATTTAGGTGGTGAACCTGAAATGGTACAACAAGAAGTGCCCCCTGTTTCTTTACCTGCGAAAGAGGGCAATTTGCACGATAAGGTCGTCCACTTTATCGATAATCTCGGTAGTAGCGTAAAAAGTAAAATGAGCTTTAACTTTGTAGCTTATGACATCGCAAACCAAGCATTTGATGCGATGCAATCGACCATTGCTCGTCAAAAACTGGCTGCTTATCCTGCTGATATTACGCTTGAGATACCTCGCAATGCTTGCGGTACCTTAGAGTTTGACCGCTCACAAGAGATGATAGACAGAGGGTATCATTTGGCACAGGCTAAACTGGGCAACCGCCTTTAA
- a CDS encoding MFS transporter, which translates to MLVIIAIASVIANTGWRVVMNNFAVDTVGMTGADVGVLQSVREIPGLLSFTVLFLLFIASEQRVAVLSVATLGLGVAVTGYLPSIYGFYFSTTIMSIGFHYLEAVNKSLSTQLLATENFSESMGKIRSAASFFSMVTFLGIMVASYLFDVSDKVIFFTCGLICFSLAVYLITFRDTPTEVKQHTKLVIRREYTTYYILTFLSGARRQIFVAFAGLLMVTKFHYTVPMMAALFMVSSLAATFALPYVGRLIDRVGEKLALIIEYAALVLVFLCYAFVDDHYAAAGLYVVDSIIFSFAIALNAYFKKTIRENEVASTASLSFTINHIAAVFLPFLLGIIWMSGYQWVFVTGAVIALISLSVSLTMGTELHQRINGFHKLQNQ; encoded by the coding sequence ATGTTGGTTATTATCGCTATTGCATCGGTGATAGCGAATACGGGGTGGCGAGTTGTGATGAACAACTTCGCTGTCGACACTGTTGGTATGACTGGGGCTGATGTGGGTGTACTGCAGAGCGTTAGGGAAATTCCTGGTTTGCTCTCATTTACCGTGCTGTTTCTGTTGTTTATCGCGTCAGAACAGAGAGTCGCGGTATTGTCGGTTGCCACATTAGGGTTAGGGGTTGCAGTGACTGGATATTTGCCTTCGATTTATGGTTTCTATTTCAGCACGACGATCATGTCTATTGGTTTCCATTATCTAGAAGCAGTAAACAAATCACTCTCAACTCAATTGCTGGCAACTGAGAATTTTAGTGAATCAATGGGAAAGATTCGCTCTGCCGCGTCATTTTTCTCCATGGTGACTTTTCTCGGTATTATGGTCGCGAGTTATCTGTTTGACGTTTCAGATAAGGTCATCTTCTTTACTTGTGGCCTAATATGTTTCTCTCTGGCGGTTTATTTAATCACGTTTCGAGATACTCCCACAGAAGTTAAGCAACACACCAAACTCGTTATACGGCGTGAGTACACAACCTATTACATTTTGACCTTTTTGAGTGGGGCAAGAAGACAAATCTTTGTGGCATTTGCTGGCTTACTGATGGTGACCAAGTTTCATTATACCGTCCCGATGATGGCCGCGCTGTTTATGGTCTCTAGCTTAGCTGCGACGTTTGCTTTGCCTTATGTTGGGCGCTTAATCGATAGAGTAGGCGAGAAGTTAGCGCTGATCATTGAGTACGCTGCGTTGGTGTTGGTGTTCTTATGCTACGCATTTGTGGATGATCATTATGCGGCGGCAGGGCTGTATGTTGTCGATAGCATTATTTTTAGTTTTGCGATTGCTTTAAATGCCTACTTTAAAAAGACAATTAGGGAAAATGAAGTGGCTTCAACGGCGAGTCTGTCGTTCACCATTAATCATATTGCAGCTGTGTTCTTGCCATTTTTGTTGGGAATAATTTGGATGTCTGGTTATCAATGGGTGTTTGTTACAGGAGCGGTGATTGCTTTGATTAGCCTATCGGTATCTCTGACTATGGGAACGGAGCTCCATCAGCGAATTAATGGGTTCCATAAGTTACAGAATCAATAG
- a CDS encoding LysR family transcriptional regulator, whose protein sequence is MKEISSLLLLAKVVELGSFAQAARELNVPTTTVSRKIQQLESELGGKLLNRSTRALSLTELGQQVLPKAQLIADTVFELYSEAEEFSSQPKGTLVITAPHAFSQDILAPMLAEFQRRYPSITINLSSSNRFQDLTKQNIDFAFRLGPLHDSSMIALTLSPVRYVLVASRDYLKRKGAINHPNDLYQHQLLRNHVDGYFLPWRFEYEGEVADIGETNGVICDDFNVTQQFVLNHAGIAYLPASLFRHQQVRDNVEFILPEWIPQQRSMLLVYQSKQHLPLKSQLFIEFVKEKLEDFGQALK, encoded by the coding sequence ATGAAAGAGATATCGTCGTTACTACTATTAGCGAAGGTCGTAGAGTTGGGCAGTTTTGCTCAGGCGGCGCGTGAACTCAATGTTCCGACAACAACGGTCAGCCGTAAGATCCAACAATTAGAATCAGAGCTAGGCGGTAAGCTGCTTAACCGTTCGACTCGGGCGCTATCGCTGACTGAGCTAGGTCAGCAAGTTTTACCGAAAGCCCAGCTGATCGCCGATACGGTTTTTGAACTCTACAGTGAAGCGGAAGAGTTCTCATCACAGCCCAAAGGGACCTTGGTGATCACTGCTCCACATGCATTTAGCCAGGACATTCTAGCCCCAATGCTTGCTGAGTTTCAGCGACGATACCCAAGTATTACGATTAATCTCTCCTCATCGAATCGCTTTCAAGATCTCACTAAACAGAATATCGATTTTGCATTTCGCCTTGGCCCTTTGCACGATTCGTCGATGATTGCTCTCACACTCTCTCCTGTTCGCTATGTTCTTGTAGCAAGTAGAGATTATTTGAAGCGTAAGGGGGCAATTAATCATCCAAATGATCTTTATCAGCATCAATTGCTAAGAAATCATGTTGATGGCTACTTCCTACCTTGGCGATTTGAATACGAGGGTGAGGTAGCGGATATCGGTGAGACGAATGGTGTTATCTGTGATGACTTTAATGTCACTCAACAATTCGTTCTCAATCATGCTGGTATCGCTTATTTGCCCGCTTCGTTGTTCAGACATCAGCAAGTAAGAGACAACGTTGAATTTATCCTACCTGAATGGATCCCACAGCAGCGAAGCATGTTATTGGTTTATCAAAGTAAACAACACCTACCGTTGAAGTCGCAGCTCTTTATTGAGTTTGTGAAAGAGAAATTAGAGGATTTTGGTCAAGCGCTAAAATAA
- a CDS encoding SDR family oxidoreductase → MDILILGATGNTGSEVVRQLKEAKQEFAIMARNNGAAEKLGLEESQLRIATFDDVAAMIKAMSGMKKIYVAMPASPSNEQWTENVVTAAKTSGVEHIVKLSGMGAKADAGSEIIRTHVITDDIVKASGIAYTIVQPNSFFQNLYGSLATINSMGQFFLPLADAKQSVIDIRDVAAVVIAALTKSGHENQTYLISGPEALTFAQQAEILSAAAGKTIQYVNVPQQAAESAMKEAGMDDWTAEKLAEILAWFGEGHYAEVTNTVEQVTGNKPRNFTDFAAEFAHAVK, encoded by the coding sequence ATGGATATTTTAATTCTAGGCGCAACAGGTAACACTGGCTCAGAGGTTGTACGTCAACTCAAAGAAGCAAAGCAAGAGTTTGCCATTATGGCTCGAAACAATGGCGCAGCTGAAAAGTTAGGTTTAGAAGAGTCTCAACTGCGTATCGCAACTTTTGACGATGTGGCTGCAATGATCAAAGCAATGTCTGGTATGAAAAAGATCTACGTTGCGATGCCAGCAAGCCCAAGCAATGAGCAATGGACTGAAAATGTAGTTACAGCAGCAAAAACCTCGGGTGTTGAGCATATTGTGAAGCTTTCTGGCATGGGTGCAAAAGCGGATGCCGGTTCCGAGATCATTCGTACTCACGTAATAACCGATGACATCGTTAAAGCTTCTGGCATTGCCTACACCATTGTTCAGCCTAACTCGTTCTTCCAAAACCTGTACGGTAGTCTAGCCACCATTAACAGTATGGGTCAGTTCTTCTTACCACTTGCTGATGCAAAACAGAGCGTGATCGATATTCGTGATGTCGCGGCGGTTGTCATTGCTGCACTGACTAAATCAGGACATGAGAATCAGACCTACTTAATTTCAGGCCCAGAAGCACTAACCTTTGCACAGCAAGCTGAGATCTTAAGCGCAGCAGCAGGCAAAACCATTCAGTATGTGAACGTTCCACAACAAGCAGCAGAATCGGCAATGAAAGAAGCTGGAATGGATGATTGGACAGCAGAAAAACTGGCAGAGATCCTCGCATGGTTTGGTGAAGGCCACTACGCAGAAGTTACTAATACTGTTGAGCAAGTAACCGGTAACAAACCACGTAACTTCACAGACTTCGCGGCGGAGTTTGCTCACGCAGTAAAGTAG
- a CDS encoding CocE/NonD family hydrolase, with translation MKKAILSAVTASVIAPVTFAEEIYAGVDMTKDVAIKTSAGYTLKGNLFKPTTEGEYPVIVTMTPYGKDKEPHYGPEDGIIDASEYAAYEALDPKFWVPNGYALLVVDTTGMNNSEGQFSLFTNQEAKDYYDVIEWAGTQEWSNGAVSTSGVSYLAMNQWKVAAMNPPHLKAIMPWHGMSNIYRDMMYTGGIQETNFFSYWYGKIITGNASAALPDALSYQQNNPVYNDVYAQQVADLSKITVPAYIGAAWSDNGLHLSGTIKAFERIASEEKWLEITGRKKWEQYYTWGAQNRMLEFADHFLKGKDNDWEKTPQLRYELMDSYYLGEEKYAESFPLPNTQYKKFYVNANTLVETTANQVEQVVITDEQPARFNYTFTQDTEITGQVKAQLFVETTQGDDLDIFIEAEKLDANGNKINFPIFGSDDGGFTFGMLRASQRQLDSEFSTDSLPEYTFTNPKKLKQGEVVQLDVALSPTSVKFKAGEVLSLVVSQHDINSKKAKHAKTVNEGNILLKFGGEYNSYLQLPIVK, from the coding sequence ATGAAAAAAGCTATTTTATCAGCGGTTACGGCTTCAGTCATTGCACCAGTGACATTTGCAGAAGAGATCTATGCTGGTGTTGATATGACTAAGGATGTAGCGATCAAAACGAGTGCTGGATATACCTTGAAAGGGAATCTATTTAAACCAACGACAGAGGGTGAATACCCAGTTATCGTGACAATGACTCCTTATGGCAAAGATAAAGAGCCTCATTATGGGCCTGAAGACGGCATCATCGATGCTTCAGAATATGCAGCCTATGAAGCTTTAGACCCTAAGTTTTGGGTTCCTAATGGTTATGCTTTGCTTGTTGTTGATACGACTGGAATGAATAACAGTGAAGGCCAGTTCTCTCTATTTACAAACCAAGAAGCAAAAGACTACTACGACGTCATTGAATGGGCTGGAACGCAAGAATGGAGTAACGGTGCTGTTTCAACTTCTGGCGTGTCATACCTTGCGATGAACCAATGGAAAGTTGCCGCGATGAATCCTCCGCATCTTAAAGCAATTATGCCTTGGCACGGTATGTCTAATATTTACCGTGACATGATGTATACAGGTGGTATTCAAGAAACCAACTTCTTTAGCTACTGGTATGGAAAAATCATCACAGGTAACGCGAGCGCGGCATTACCAGATGCACTGAGCTATCAACAAAATAACCCGGTCTACAATGATGTTTATGCTCAGCAAGTGGCAGACTTATCTAAGATCACGGTGCCAGCCTATATCGGCGCTGCATGGAGCGACAATGGTCTTCATTTATCGGGAACCATCAAAGCATTTGAGCGTATTGCTTCTGAAGAGAAATGGCTTGAGATCACGGGTCGTAAAAAGTGGGAACAGTATTACACGTGGGGAGCGCAGAACCGCATGCTTGAGTTTGCTGACCACTTCTTGAAAGGGAAAGATAATGATTGGGAGAAAACGCCTCAATTGCGTTATGAGCTAATGGATTCTTACTACCTTGGTGAAGAGAAGTACGCAGAGTCATTCCCACTACCTAATACGCAATACAAAAAGTTTTATGTAAATGCTAATACACTTGTCGAAACGACGGCTAATCAAGTTGAGCAGGTAGTTATCACTGATGAGCAGCCAGCCCGCTTCAACTATACATTTACGCAAGATACTGAAATAACGGGTCAGGTGAAAGCGCAGTTATTCGTTGAAACCACACAAGGGGATGATTTAGATATCTTTATCGAAGCGGAGAAATTGGATGCCAATGGCAATAAAATCAACTTCCCGATCTTTGGCTCAGATGATGGTGGATTTACCTTTGGTATGCTGCGAGCTTCTCAACGCCAGTTAGATAGTGAGTTTTCTACCGATTCTCTACCTGAGTACACATTTACGAACCCAAAGAAGTTAAAGCAAGGTGAAGTGGTTCAATTGGATGTCGCTTTATCACCAACGAGTGTGAAGTTTAAAGCTGGAGAGGTGCTGAGTTTGGTGGTGTCACAACACGACATTAACTCGAAAAAGGCTAAGCATGCTAAAACCGTTAATGAAGGGAATATTCTCTTAAAATTTGGTGGTGAGTATAACAGCTACCTGCAATTACCAATTGTTAAGTAA
- a CDS encoding MarR family winged helix-turn-helix transcriptional regulator, translated as MKVNLDKSNIKGLVTDLYFMMEGDMRAVLDETEFASIRPADGKVFMMISRQVISLSEYAKMSGISRQSIHKSLLRLVDFGVIELVQAPNSKRDKVPVVTEKGQELHAILFGILHDIEQKQIAKVGKERFEAFKSTLMMLVDKS; from the coding sequence TTGAAAGTTAATTTGGATAAGAGCAATATCAAAGGCCTAGTGACTGACCTCTACTTTATGATGGAGGGGGATATGCGAGCGGTTTTGGATGAAACGGAATTTGCCAGCATTCGGCCAGCCGATGGTAAAGTGTTTATGATGATCTCACGTCAAGTCATTAGCTTGAGTGAATATGCAAAAATGTCTGGAATTTCAAGGCAGTCTATTCATAAATCTCTATTAAGACTGGTTGATTTTGGGGTTATAGAGTTGGTTCAGGCTCCAAACAGTAAGCGCGACAAGGTGCCTGTAGTCACAGAAAAAGGCCAAGAACTTCATGCCATTCTGTTTGGTATTTTGCATGACATTGAACAAAAGCAAATTGCTAAAGTAGGAAAAGAGCGATTCGAAGCATTTAAATCAACATTAATGATGTTAGTTGATAAGTCGTAA